The following nucleotide sequence is from Diospyros lotus cultivar Yz01 chromosome 3, ASM1463336v1, whole genome shotgun sequence.
ATGACCACTAGGTGCAACGAAAGAGTCTCACATTCCCTACCTCTGCATGTCACTTGCCAACCACATGTCCCAATCATAGCCGACCCATATGAATATCTATCACCCCCTCAGCTTTAGGCAAGCCATCTTGGCtacacaatctctctctctctctctctctctctctctctctctctctctctctctctctatctatctatctatctatctatgtatctatctatctatctatctatctatctatctatctatctttcTATATCACTTACACAAGGAGTCTATCTACACGGTCCACTCATATCGTTCACCCATGCATCTCCTCAAAGTACACCCGTAGATCTTATCCACGTGATACATATGTGCATGTTGCGTCATATTTTATCTTTGCTTCTTCATGACATctactgacttaggcatcggagggtctgcGTGGGAGAAATCCCTACATACCCCTTGACTGTCTTTTGTCTTGCAGAGCCCCTAGAAGACTTATTCAATGACTTTACAGGCATCTTTCGAAGACACATTTGAGGCACCCATGCTTCTCTACAATGCTCATTCCTCATGCTGCTCCGGTGTTCTACCATTCTGCTCCTCCGAACAGTGAGTCGAGCCCAGGCTGCCATTCTCTTTCGGTGGTTTTTGGCCTCTTCCTTCTCATTAGGGCCCTATTTGtaacgattcaattttttaggaCAGAGAGCAAGGTGGTTACATGTTGTGCTTATAATGGTTATCTTCGGGGAAAAAAGAAGACCAATGTGTGGTTTCAAGGGACTTCAAGTGAAAAAGCTAATCCGGAGAGGCTTGGAGATCAAAAGAGGTTCAAGTTAAAGGATTCTGAGTTTGTTAGGGTGTATTTGGATATGATAGGGTGTATTTGGACATAACAAGCTATATATTCGGATGTGTGGCAAGGAAAGAGGATGAGATATTCAGATACATGGTATTGTATTTGAATGCAAAGGCAGCTATCCGGATATGTTGGAGCATCTTCCGATGTGTTCAAAGAAAAGATGAAGGTTTGCTCGGATAGCTTGAAGGGCATCAAGATATGCCATGATGCATATTTGgataagtgaaataaagaatGAAAAACCATATCCGGATATGAGGAGCCTTATTCGGATGCATCCAAGGAAAATTGGAGGCCTTATTCGGATATGAGATGCCCTATTCGAATACCTAAGGGAAGACATCCGAACACCCAAAGGCATATtcagatatcactcacaaaagAAGGAATTTAGCATTCAAATAGCCCAAAAGATATACCCGAATACTAGCCATGTGTCCAATCTTCTTGTATTCCTTCCTCTCAGTTCTCTAGTTTTATCTTTCTTGGTGGCCTAGTAAAGTATTAATGAGGTGCAAGGAGATAAGAAAAATCATAGATACGTGGCTTTAATCGGGAGTGCATTAGTATAACTAATGATTATATGAATTAATTAGAAGAGATAGCGAGAGGATGGAGTTATGAGGGCCTGGCGATTATAAATGGGAGCAGGAGGCTCAGCCAAGgggagaaaatggaagaagaagtcTTGGCAGTGGCTGGAAGTTAGAGGCAAGATTAGAGAAGATTTGAGGGAGAAAAAGACgttgaaaataactattaaaaTGCAAGCTCCTTTCCCTCTCCTTTACGTTTAAGAACTGCAAGTTCTATGAgtttattttccatttcttgGACTCGTTGTAATCCCCTCTTGAACATGAAATAGGGTTTGTTCCACCCTATTATTTTTTGAGAATGATGCTTTCTTGGCTAGGTTTAGATGTATGCAAGATATTGTAACATCTTGCAAGAAAGCGGTGTATGGGTTCGGTctcatttcttgaatttattgAGTTTTAACTCGAGAGTTTTCATGTAAGAAGGGTTAAAGTAGAAAGATAGTCTGAAGAGTGCATTGGATGAATTTATTGAGCTATGTTAAAGATTTTAATGGGAAAAGTGTAGGAAGAGTTATGGGAAAGCTTATGAAACTCTAAGTTTAAAGTATATAAGTTAATGTTACATGTGTGTGTGGCTAAGAGTATGGGATAGAAAGCTACTGACTGTTGACCATGGGTCGTGGCAGTCGACGGCTGAatgtatgggcgtcagttaTTAGCTACTACTATAAGCTATAGACGAGTTAGGAGAGCTAGTACTACCAATTACCCACCTTGACTTTATGCATATCATGGTATTGTTGCGATGCATGGGGATTGGGTTACATTCATTGGGGGACATGTTCTGTGTGGGGGCGGAAGTGTGCGCATTAACATGAATCGGTTAGCCTGTGAGTGCCAACTTGGGTATattaggtgagcatatgcatttagagcatttcgcTTGTGTGtgttcctatgtgggcgtagcatggccttatacttggtttatgggagtcttgtcatcacgtttatgttgCAGAAGccatttcatttcttatatgttgcatttcaTGGTGAGGAAGAGTGACTATTAGGGCACGTAAGACTGTGGGGATAAAGTCCCACGCCAGCAACATGTTACAATGATGCATTATGTATAATGGCAAGAGATGAGCATGTTtcaagagcaatgatatggtagCTTATGCTAGGCTGCTAAGAGGTTTGTATGCCGGACTTGGGCACCAAAGTGTgcatcttatgtgggccccaatgaccttCTATACGCAGtttactttatatttatgcatttagaGCTAATGCACGGATTGAACATGACATGATATGTTGTTGCATTGACATGAAACACATGTGGTGTAGAGGAAGCTCTATCTTTAACGCCTTTTTTCcctatgcttgttgagtcttgtgactcacccttgtTGTTCGCGTCATTCCAGGTATGTGTGTAGTTGGGCGAGGGAAGCTCGAAAGCCTAAAGGATCGGTTTGTAGGTGCTCACGTACAGGGTCATCTAGACCTTAAAGATGCTAGGGATATACAGAGATGAATCTAGTGTTTTTATTCCTCGCTAAGGTCTTTTGTTTTAGTCTTGCCAAACCCTGAGTTATGTACGAAAAATGGTTTTGTAACCATTGTGTTTTTTTCTATGTGGAAGAAAAGTAAGGGAAATGGATGGTATTTCTATTTTGAGTTCCTTTTTTAGTTATAACCTCGGAATATTGGGTCGTGACACTATCGACTATTTGCTGAGgtttccaaacaaaaaaaatttaattattatatcccTATAACAATAGAAACAAATCCAATTAACcaaaaatatatcattatttCTATAATATCCCGAGAGGTCAAGGTCAGGTCCAAgaaagggactctagagaagttagtatatatatcgatgatagtaaggaagaaaacaacatcaGCTTGATATATTTTAGATTGAATATGAATAAAGAACTCgtgggttaagcgtgtttgaggtAGGGTAGCTCAAAGATGGGTAACCCCTAGAAAGTTCGCGTAaacccattagggtaagttgatctTTCCTATCACTCAATGCGAAATGTTACACTTTCCATAACATACCTTTAAGTTTCGAGTTATTCCTAAAAGTGTTGGTAAAATAAGCCTAAATTTATATCTATAGTTATTTTGTTAGTGGTCAACCTAATACTCAACTCGACCAATATCTTGGcaaatgtttttaaaaactAATCCCAAACCTATCTCTAGTTATctaaatcatttctttttgtcattaacatatatattgaaaatattatttaaatccTCAAGTTTAAcactaatattttatgcatttacattgatgtaataaaaatataaaatattaatatagagTATCACACCACAAATATTAAACTTAAATgtcaaaataacatttatatacgtgtatatatatatataaatatatacatatattatggTGCACCCAATTAGTGAAGAAGAATAAGTAGTGAGTCATTTAGGCCCTTCCTAGTCTTCTTTTtttcatcttcatcctcctcATTTTTCATGTATATTTCTCACTCCAATTAGCATTTAGTATTTTCATCTCGTATGCCTACCCAAAGGTTATAATTGAATGGAACAAGCATTTAgtaaaaaagatagaaaaagattgagaaataattttaagtATACTATGAGTTTTAAGAGATAGGTAGATGATAAGgcataaattatagaaaaaccttatgaacaaaaattaatatagtcATTTGTTTGTCGATGGtgaaattaagatttattttgaaggtgagggaagagaagagaacAAAGATGGCTCACTTGACTCCTAAGAACACAACAATTCCTTGCCAGCTCCCGATCAACAAGCTTCCTCGACCTCTTCTTCTATTGTCTTCATCTATTAGTagatctttatttttctttattcgACGATTTGATTATAGTTTTcctaattttagtttttaaattatattttaataaagttGGAGATTCCAAGTTTAGGAATAGTTTTTAGAATAATCTAAAATCGCCGAGCTTGTTATTATAGTGAGTTGTGCCTGACTTGCTATTTATATAGAGTTCGGTCGAGTCCAATATTTCTAAACTTGCAAGTTGGCTCGAGTGAACTTATCTAAGGGCTTAGCTTGTGGGCTCGGTCCAACCaaccaaaatttgattttataaaaataaataaaaatttgaataatttaatttaataagtcaaatactttaaaaattatatagacaATGTCACAAATTCACAATAGCAATCTAtaaatctcaaataatttatatacacaaTTTTACACTATAGAATATCTCATACACAAAAAGGTATAAtcactttaaaaaattataaatatataaataaatatgtatgtcATACACAATTGTTAGagtttgaattcaaaatatgaagtaatttttataatttttaaatatttataaaatttaacacTAGTTTTAAAagtggaataaaaaattataataagtttcaattttcaaacttttaacttctactttctaaattttcatttttaaaatatttttatatcttagatattaattaaataaatatatttttaaaaattatttttaaactgttttaaaaataaatcaacctAACAAACTTCTATTAGGCTTGAATCACACTAAACAAACTCATGAATCGAGTTAATATGGAGCTTCTTTATTGAAAAAGATTAAGGAGACTATATGTCATTACCTCATTTGTCTAAAATCTCCTCTAATGAGAATACGACACATAATTAATCTAATCAAATAATCGCCATCTGTCATGACTCTTAACATTACTCTTGATTTAATTAACAAGTCAATGTTAAAAAGCTTGAAACATTCTACTAACAAACTAGCCTAGCTTAGCTCCTTCAAATGAGTTTGGCCTGACTCGTTTAGCATGCCTAGAACAAACTCATTATCCAAGGGGTACTTCTATCTAAATTTGCTTGCATCTTCCTTGAGTGAGATAATCGGAAAGAAGCCCTGCATTAGGCGACAAAGCCTCATGTCCCAAAGTGAGCAATTCAATTGTCTACCTGTTAGATAGCTAAACCATAGTTGCTTGGTTCGTTCACCTCCCTTAAGAACCACGAATTGGTTCATGCGTTCTAGTTTGCGGTGtattttcaaattgattcgtATCGATGCGCGCACTGGGACGCTACAATCAACGAACCGGAGCTAAAAATATATCAACTGCCAAGAATGAGCGAGGACGGCAGCCATAAATAAAGGAGTGAGCGAGGCTACAAGAGAGAGGCAACAATCGAGGGCAAGCCACGCATCAAGCGAGTGAGCAAGAGGGGCAGAGGCGAGAAAAAGGAGAAGGGTTTTCACTTCAGTTTTCAGTTTGCAAAGGAGGCAGgggcaagaagagagagaaagaggggtgGGTCTATGGGCTCCAATTCGGGGTTGGGGTATttggtaaaaaataatttttttattttataaattcaaatttaattgtaaatcctaaatatttaatttaaaaattaaaaattgaatatgaGATTCAATAATTCCAACCGACAGTccactaaatatttaatttaacactatttctctttttcataGAGTATcaatgtaatatttttattttttaaaattctaacttaattaaatataagtcaataaataatatttgttaataacaaaataaaataaaataaataatatttttaaacaacaCAAATAACAATGCAACTTAGAAAGTTGttatagatttataaatttatattaatggcaaaataaatatttataaatttatacataatatttttaaaatttattcgaATTCGTTCATTCGTTCATCCTAAATTTGAAATTCGATTTGTTAACGAGATGAGTTTGAGCTAAGTAAAATTTAACTCAATCTACTCGCAAACTGGCTCAATTAATAGAATTTATtaactctttttattttttaatcaattaatagaattttaatttttggatacAAACATTTTATAAGATCACAAGTTGATTGCTTTTCCTGAAAATTATTGAGACTTGGGATTAAGCTAGAAAAAGATGTATTAAATCGAGGCAATATCATTCATCCCCAGTGGCATCGGATTCTTTGACTGTTAAAAGTGGCATTTATGAAACGTGGGGCCTCTTGTTTGGgaccaagaaagaaaaaaaaaaaaaaaaaaaaaagcgctTGAAAGAAGCTTCTTCTTATCTTAGCAACACAGCCCCCAAAAAGATAAAAGCACTTAAAAGaagctttttctttttatttttcattaaagcTTCAAGCacttttcatttcaaaatatatatatataaatgcgaTATGGGTCTTTTATGTTTCAAATATGCTATAACTGTAGAGTAATGCTATATTCCCCCCTTTAGGCTACCTTCTGGGctactcatgtatttttttaatatattttactaACCACTTTTCCAGCCAACTTTTCCCTCCCCCCCTTCCCGCCCCAAACTcgtagtttagtttagtttaaataattaaatttaatttaaatatttttataacttaataaaaaattctcatTATTGTAGCTTTAAAAAAttctcattattttattttttatttttgtttttagttttttaattttttttataatatatatattatacattagcAATATCAATAAATCATATAACCACTAAAAAAACTATAAACACTAAAATGCAGAGACAAggaatatctaaaaattgagaTTAGGCATACCTGGTGATCGAAATACATAAAatcataataatcaaatatccCAAGTTACAcaacattgaaaaaaaaaaagggaatcATAAAATACACACAGAGAATTCACAACATAATAATCTAATTCTCCAAATGCTCATTGATGATTTCAACCGAACACAACAACTCCCAACTCATCAACGGCTTCAAGTTCTCCATATGGCTACTGGTTGCTACTAGCATCGATAGGATCTGGATCATCCACGAAGAATGATCCATTTGCAGCATATGGAAGATGTCCAAAATTGGTTTCTAGGAGATCCCAATTTGGAACACCTTGCAGGATTGAACACGAggtagaaaacaaaaattccTGCAATGACGCGAGCTGAACTTGCAGACAGATGATTTGCTATTTGAGGGTAAACATGTGCAAAACACAACCATATACAGGGTTGTGAAGCCTGGCTTTGGCTTCATACCAAAGTGTAAATGCAGCCCAATAACGGTCATTTTCTAGAAATTGGGCTAGGATCTTTGAAATGTTACTGGCACCAAACACTTTATGGATGGCTGCAAAATGATCATGTCCTTGATCATGGCAGAAGTAAGGGGCAAATATGCACCATTGGATACATTTTTTTCGCAAAAACTTGCAAGCACCACATGGTGAACCAGTTCCTATCATGGTTTTTCTAATTGCTTTGgagttttgatttatttttgtttgcagttggggtttggggtttggggctGGTGATGATGTTTTTGGTAAGACACATATATCAGAGAcgtagaaaaataaaaataaataaataaataaaagtaacaaaGCTAATGATTTGGGGCTCACTGTGAAATCGTTGAACTGAGGATGATATCAGAGACATAGATTGACAGAGAAGCGACGTCAAACAAAGGAGATACCGATATAGATCCGAGCGGTAGGACGACAATGAGATAAGACGATGGAGAGGCAGTAAGACGATCGAAGCATTAGGGCTTGGGAATTCAAGTTTAGGGTGATTCACATGTATGAATTAATAGTTAAATTTAGGCGGcgacaaaatcaataattaaatttagtagGGGAATGAGCCCACAAAGGCTTATTCTTTTACATAGTTTAATTACACAAATAAAAATGCaatcaaactttaatattttaacatatTATGAGAATTTCGTAATATGttaaactttaataattaaactttaataCTAATTTAAAATGCAATCAAACTTTAATACTGTTATCATTACCAATTAAAATGAGGATGGAGACAGAACGAAGTAATAAGTTATAGATATTATGGCACATGGGAATACTAAAAGGCTCAAGAGATATTCTCTTATATATGACCGAGTCCCAATAGAACTTAGCAAACCATTCACTGTGTTTCTCTCTGTCTTCAACTTTTGTCAATATGGTATTTGGCAAGAGAAAACGACATGAGCCTTTAcctgaaaacacattttctgGTCTCCTTGTGTGGTCCATACCTTGAACTTGATTTTTAAAGATTTTGCTGAATGCTTTGATTGGTTGCAAAATACATATAAGAATGGGAAAGTCATTGTCAAATATATGAACAACCACACACAATCATTGGCAATGTTTAGAGCTAATTCAACACTTGAATTGTTAAATTTTGTCAAGACTAGATTTGCTTCACATTATGTGCTACTAAAGAGGCTACTTGATTGTAAAGATGCTTTAATCACCACGGTTGTTCGAGATGCATGGAAAGAATAGGTAAATGCTACTAAAGAGGCTACTTGATTGTAAAGATGCTTTAATCACCACGGTTGTTCGAGATGCATGAAAAGAATGGGTAAAACAAGGAGATGAATGCACAAGAACAATGGGATCTATGGTTGTTGAAATAATTAGAAGTGAAGAATTTTGGGAGGaggttaaaattataattcagATTACAAAACCAATTTACTTCTTGATCAAATTTTGTGATGGTAAAGGTGCAAAAATGGGGGAGTTCTATGAAAAAATGAATACAATGCTGGGAGAAATAAAAGACATAATGGGCATCGACAAATATGCAGATTGTTACCCCAAAATGGAAAGCATAATTATAGAAAGGTGGACCAAAATGaattattctatttattgtCTTGGTTTTGTATTAACCCCTAGATTTTATAATCAACTTTACCTTGCAACACCAGCATCTGATGGGATTGCTAGAAAAGCCCCAAATTGTGATAAGGAAATTGTTAAAGGGGTTATGAATGCTTTTGAATGGATAGGTGAAGATGCAACAGAGCAAAGACTCTTACAATTTGCCACttttcacatgaaaaaaaacatttataatgCTATGCCACAAACTCAAATGGATGCTGTGACAATGGATGCTATTGATTGGTGGTTTACTTATGGGTCATAAACTCCACTCTTAGTAGAAGTGGCTAAAAAGGTATTATCTCAACCTGTTAGTAGTTCTACAGTTGAAAAAAATTGGAGTACTTATTCTTATATTCACAATGTGAAAAGGAATAAGTTGAATTGTTTAAGAGCTGATAAACTAATATTTATTCATTCAAACATTCGTCTTTGGTCACGATTTTCTGAGAGTTACAGAAATGGTCCTTACAAGAAATGAGATATGGAGTCTGATGACACCTGCTTGGAGGAATCCTCTATAAGGATAGCTGTGATGAGATGGAGTTCATTGGATACTGATATTCCAAATGCAAATGATGAACAACAGCAAATGAAATTTACAAAGAGAATAgcaagaaaggaaaatgaattaaaatatgagttatgttttgttttatctttttgtaatgatatattttgttatgtaacAGGAAGACAGATTTAGTGAATCTTGTCTTGACATTTATCTTGTCTTCATAACATTTATTtcatgcaaaattttatttttttacacaatgtgtatatatatagtgtagttttctttctaattaatattttttaaactttatataacttaaaaagataaattatgaaattatattaaatttattgaatatatgaatttgataatgtaaagataatttattgaatataacgaaccgaacaaaattttcaaatgtacCACGTCCCAAAATAGTGTACCAACTAAGTCTACCCCCTACGTACCAAGTGCCCGATCCCGTACCACGAACCAGAGCGTTTAGCATTCCTGGTAACTTTGAGCTAAACCCCTTTCACATTTTCTCATCTTAATTGGAATAAGGAATTGAGTAAACACTTCAATCATGTTATGAACCAAAGATGCCAAGATGAAATGCATACTGATGAGCAGGGCCAATAATGAACATCAGACATGGAAGACATCTCCAAGTAACCTGCTACTGATCTTCATAGTTTCTTCATGGTGCTTCGTCGTCTTCCTCTGTTTCCCAGAGGAAACTGGCGTATGCTGCGCAAACATGGCTGAAAAAGGACAACTCATCACTTTGTGTTGATTGGATTCAAAAGGAATTAAGCTTGTAATATATATGAGTTGATTAGCTGCTAACGAATTGCAGACGAACCTGTCTTGAGGAGCAGCGTGGACTGCTCGCTCGAAGTAGCTTGAAGCTCTGTCTTGATCATGGTGGAGCTCCCACACGAGTCGGGCATATAGCGAGAGGACTTCGCCATCTCCGGGATCTGCTAGAACAGCCCTCGAGTAGTACTCTTCGGCTTTTGCCAGATCTTGCTTTGTCtgataattaaaagaaattaagatgTCGTCAATGACTACCACAATTATAATAAGAGACAGCATCTCTCATGTATGAgactcttcatttttttttccgaGGGTTTAGGGTCGGATCACAAGAGAACAACTGGAGAGTGGCTCACTTGATAGAGAAACTGAGCGTAATTCCTCAGAAACAAAGCGTTTCCCGGATTCTGCTCCATCAGCCTCTTGTAATGCTCCTCCACGCCGGGGACATTGTTATCGCCGGCGTCTCTCCCAAAGCTgcagccgccgccgccgccatcaTGTCCGCCCCATCCACCGAAGCCGATGTTAACCCTATCAACTCCAGGTCCTCTTGCCAGATACATCTCTGGACTGTAATCTTGGTTCTGTTCAAGGCCCAAGCTTCTATATCTGTTCAGGAATTCGATTTCATCATTTAGATTCATGTTCTGCCTCTCCAAATTCCAATCGCTACTTTCCACAGCCATGGAAATGGAATTCTCTTCACCTTTACCTGAACTTTCAAACGACCCACCATTGTCCTCTACATTCTGTCTCTgctctacttcttcttcttcttcttcttcttcttcctcgttagTGTATTCATCTTCATGAAGCCCTCTTCTTGCGCCGTGAAGTGAGAAAGATGGGATTGTTTCCAACATGGAACTGTTTGGCCGGCGGGAAAACCTCTTCACCGGGTTCGAAAAACTGAACTCGTCATGGTTGCAGGCGACGCCATTCCCCATTAATCCTTGAAAGTTCCCTTCAGACTGAGCCCTTCTGAAGTGGGAAGTCCGGCCGGCATCGGAGAGCTCGGAAACGGAAGGAGAGGCGACGGGAGAGGCGTTGCTGAAAACCTGGGTGCAATTCAGAGACCCAGAATGGGGAAATGAGAACTGGGTGTGGTGAACGGCGGTGGACGGCGGGTGTTGGTGGTGGTTGGGGCTGTCGGAGACGGAAGAGAGAAGGGAGCTAAGCACGGGCGCCGACGAGCTCCTTAGCAACatatcttctcctcttctcttctACTTCAATTCCTTGCTTGAATTATTGTCCGCTttgtcttttatatatatatatatgtgtgtgtgtgtgtgtatgtatcttCTGGATCAAATTTGTGTGGACACTAAATCAAACACGGTTGGAGGAccaaaatatcatatatattgatTCCCCTCcaagtaaattaattttatattatattatattttataataaattaattattatattttaatttttatcactatatatagttattaattttaattttcgttacattttcatttttttttaatttttatcaaatttcatTAACAAAAACTCACATTATATAACTTAACATTagaattaacaataaaaaacacaattgagtgattttaaattttatattaatgtattttaacacattttaataatcataataataataattaaaatataataactaattaatttttttaaaaatataaatgtaatttacctaagCTTTGGATGGGTTGACCCCTACTGTACTTGTTTGCAGCATAATTGTCTGACAAAATCACAccatattacaaaatatcttCTAAATGTCCCATTCATTGTCTCATTGAGTAATTATTATGAATCagatttaaatttatctgtctcttaaaaaattatgagacAGAGCGACAAGACCCTACAAGAGAGGACATCCCAAGAATTAACTCGAACTAAttgatttcattttaatttttaattattaagtaataTCCGCCACTCTATGGATCCAAATTGATTTAATGcagtaatatttaaattaaacataaaatttaaaaagtgacCCAAGGTTTCGAGGCCCGTCACTATTCAATCCATATAATGACTCTCAATTGATTCTTCTTGATTCTAAGGTATTTTCAACGATTCTTGAGTTCAATCTTTTGATACTTAAGAAGGGTAGGGCTCAGTCCCCTAATAAATCTTTCGATACTTAAGAATGACTTACACAATAATGGTATAATTTACTAATGAAATAATTGGTTCTTAAAAAGTCGTGCATTTATATAGACTTATTTGTAGGACCAATAAAAGGCCAAGATTATGCCACATAGATATGGTCAGATTTGATCCCCCAAGATGAGCTTGGCAAGTTGGCAATATAATATGGGCTTGAGTTTGGACCTTAGCCCCTTTTATCTTCCCTTATAATCAAGCCTCCAAGCCTAAGCCCAACTTTTCAAGCCTAATCTTCTTGGGCCTCTATTTTAAATCTAGACGGCTACCTTAGATCTTATCCCATGAGGGATATTTTCATAGTTACCCCTGGAGCTAGGATGGATGTCTcaccataaaaaatattacatagTTTTTCTATTAGCACATTATTTTGATACTCTTATACTCTTATATTAAGacaaatacaattttttttttataaaattcaaagaaattaaAGCAAGAGAATGAAAGCAAAAAGAGAAATTCTTTGTGAATAGAATTATTAATCTCTTGAGTAATACAAAATGAG
It contains:
- the LOC127796345 gene encoding uncharacterized protein LOC127796345 yields the protein MLLRSSSAPVLSSLLSSVSDSPNHHQHPPSTAVHHTQFSFPHSGSLNCTQVFSNASPVASPSVSELSDAGRTSHFRRAQSEGNFQGLMGNGVACNHDEFSFSNPVKRFSRRPNSSMLETIPSFSLHGARRGLHEDEYTNEEEEEEEEEEVEQRQNVEDNGGSFESSGKGEENSISMAVESSDWNLERQNMNLNDEIEFLNRYRSLGLEQNQDYSPEMYLARGPGVDRVNIGFGGWGGHDGGGGGCSFGRDAGDNNVPGVEEHYKRLMEQNPGNALFLRNYAQFLYQTKQDLAKAEEYYSRAVLADPGDGEVLSLYARLVWELHHDQDRASSYFERAVHAAPQDSHVCAAYASFLWETEEDDEAP